The stretch of DNA ATCCCTCATGCACTCAACTGATTCTTTCTACTCTTTGTGGCTACTAGGGTGATAGATAACCATCGTTTTTAGCGAAAATCGCAAAAGACCACTACCTCCACGGTAGGCAAGCGAGCAACAAATCACACCGATTCACAGGTTAGCTCGTAGAAACGGTAAAAACTGATCAGCGGGACCCACTTGTCAAGCCAACATGGCTAATCCATATATACACTTTGCTGAGGTGGATCGTGGGTCCCACATGTTATCCACCCACCTTGTTTTCCCTCTCTTCTCCTTCCGGTCCATCcgtcctcctctctctctctctcgctccggCGACTTTAGTTACTAGGTCATGTCACCGCCAAGAGCAGCACCCATGAGATCCAGATCGTAGCCCTGCCATCCCGAGGATGACAACGAGATAGCCATCCTCCGTGCGCTGGCTCGATGGCGAGATCCGGCTGGGCCTGAAGCAACCCATCTATGTCGTGCACGCTCTACCCGGAGGCCTTGTCGCCCGGGTTTCCCACCAAGGTGCGCGTCGTCGTCAGATTGCTATCCAAGGACCTGCACCCTCCTCGGATAGGGTATGGAGCCGATCCGATTCGGGGGATCCCTTCCCGTCCCATTTCGAGCCTCCTTGACCTCGCTCAGGTGGCCGCGGTGACCGACGCTCTTCATGGCGCCATCAACTAGGGGGGCTGCTCgatcccctctcttgtggagcgCCGAGCCGATCTCCTCGGCCCCTGCTCTCGTGGAGCGTTTAGCCGACGCCTCCGACTCCGACTCCAGCGGCGGCAACTACGATGACGAGAAGAGCGGCCATCATAGGTACCCACGGATCCGGTCGCTGGAAATAGAGGATGGCCGTCTCTTCTTGCCCGGCTCGACTGCCTCGCCACATCATCTCGACAGACGGGTCCCGCATGTCAGTTTTGCTGTTAGACACAGCTTATTTTTGAATCAGTGTGTTTTTGTTATTCGCTTGATACCTGAGTTGGCGGTCTTTTTGTGATTTTCGACAAAAACAGTGATAACTCGTTACCCTAGCCACAGACGTGATGGCTCTCATCAATTGACTCCATTTCACACAGCCGAGCAAAGCAACAAGGTGGTTGCGCGTGGCGGGCTACAGTGTAGAGAAAGCAGAGGATGATCAGTTGGTGGGACCCACACGAAACCAAACACGTTCCGGTGGACCCGGACCTCTGACCACTCCTTTTCTATcattcttttttcctttttctttagCTGGCCGCTTGCTCCATTTTAGTATTAATTAAGCAATCGCCGTCCGTCCAGAACAGAAGAGAGCACGGCTGTATAAATAAGCTCCTCCGTCCACCCCCGACTCAACCACCACCTCCAATCTTCATCCACACCTTGAATCAAATCCATCCCTACACCAATACAAACTTCAACCCAATCCAATAGACCGATACCTCCTTGAGACTTGAGATAGACCACCCGCAGCTCGAATCGACTCGGCAATGAAGAGCAGGAGGCAGAGCGGCCTGGCCGTGGACACCACAAGcagcggctgcggcggcggcgtcgTAGGGGGCTGCAGCGCCAGCAAGATGGAGCGCAAGGACGTGGAGAAGAATCGCAGGCTGCACATGAAGGGCCTCTGCCTCAAGCTCTCCTCCCTCGTCCCGCCCTCCTCCGCCCACTATTCTTCTACTTCTTCCTCGCCGCCGTCCAGCAACAAGGTACGCGCGTAAAAAACTATTCATCTCCTGTTGATTCACCAGCACCAGCAAAAGGCAGATCTTGGCAGATTGATTAGCGCAACTCATGCCGCTGTCACACTGTTACCGAGCACTAGTAACATATACTACTATGTAGTACACAGTTGAGAATACCGTATTTTTACACAAAAGAAAGGCGTCACTGTTGCTCATAGCTGCCTGTACACATAATATACTAGACCTGTTTTCTTTCTGAAAACAAATACGTACACACATATCTACTCCCGACTAATACATATGTACACATAATATACTGTATTTGTTTCTGAGAACAAATACATAGGTACACACATAAGTCCACTCAAGATGAATTATTGTGCTCTCTGTCTGTCTGTCTGTCCGTCCGAAATTGGTTGGTGCTAGTGACCTGCACAGCAAACGTGCTACTAGTATAACTCCACCAAGATTTTTATTTCCACACGCGGCAGATTGATTCGCTCATCAGATTCAGACAGCGATTTCATCAGTCTACTATACTACAACTAGTACCACTCACTCATTCACCCACCTACACAAGATTGCAGGCAGATCACTCCTCTGAATCCAGGCACATGCCTTTTGTCAGACAAAATCTGATTTCTCTTTTGTACCAATCAGTGGGTCATTTCTTTATTTTACCACTACTAGCTAGTAGCCACTAGGAAGGACAAGAttgtttgtgtgtgtgtgcaaaACTGCAAATCAGTGGATCAATCGCACCATCTGACGACGACGGCTTTGGTTGTGTCTGTGCAGGACGCGGCGACGCAGCTGGATCAGCTGGACAGCGCGGCGGCCTACATCAAGCAGCTCCGGCCCCGGATCGACCACCTCAAGCGCCGCAAGCAGGCCGCCCTCACCGGCGGCTGCTCATCCTCCGTCTCCGCGGGCGACTACAAGGGAGCTCCTTCAACTTCAACGGCGCTGCCGGTGATCGAGGTGCGGTGCCAGGACGGGTCGGCGCTGGACGTGGCGCTGGCAAGCGAGGCCGGGCGCCCCTTCCGGCTGCACGAGGTGATCGCGGTGCTGGAGCAGGAGGGCGCGGAGGTGGTCAGCGCCAGCTTCTCCGTCGTCGGCGACAAGATCTTCTACACGGTCCACTCCCAGGCGCTGTGCCCCCGCATCGGCCTCGACGCCGGCCGGATCGCCCAGAGGCTCCGCGGCCTCGCCGCGGCCGCAGCCACCGTCTCGACGCTGCTGACATGCTGATCTCTCTATGTCGTCTATCTATCTTTTTTGCCATGGCGACCGAACCGCCTGAGCCTGACTGACCGGAGGCTAGCTGATGCAAGGATAGGATGATGGATGGAGGCTAGCGGGTAGTTGATCTTTTTTTCATCGGTCGCATCGGGGCAGCAATGTTGTATGTGACGATGCTTGTTTCAGCTTAACCAAGATTTCTCTCCTTGTACGTACTACGTAGTGTTGTTGCTGGCTGGGTTAGGCTTAGTGGTAGATAAGGTTGGTTGGCTAATGGCTCCTCTCTCTTCCGCTTGTGAATGAGTACAGCTTCAGGTTTGCCCGAAATTCAGCTTTTGACGTCCTCTTTCTTCCACAAGTTGTGTTGTTGAGCTTCCACAAGTCGGTGTACTGTTCACGACGGACGAAAACCGCCCGAAGCGGTGTGAGGGACGAAAACTCTCCGGTTTTGATAGTTGAGGGAAAAAAAACTATCCGGTTTTGAGTTGAGGGATGATTTCTAAATTCTCGGAAGAGTTTGAGGACGAAAAATATACTTATCCCCCTTGAGAAACTGAATGATATGAATATAAATATGAATATGAATGGTTGGTTCACTGCAGTATAAGTAGTTCCTTCAAAGATTGGCTCTGACCTTGAAAGAAAAGAGGCGCAGCATCAGAAAATCAGTGAGGGGAGGGGATCGATTCCCTCCCCACGAATCCTGCCGAAGCTCCGCACAGCATCTTGTATGTCCGGCCGTGTGTAGGAAGCTTTGTCATCCTGATGCTCACCAAACAAATTTGGTAAAAAGTAATCTCTTTGCTTCCGGTCACAAGGATGCTCTATCTGCTTCTTTTTTCCATACTGTGTGTATGTATGTATGACAGAAGAAGGTTTGGCTATGTGACAAGCAAGCAAAGCATCCACGATCCTTGGTTCGGTTTGGTTCGGATTGGCCAGCAAAGCAGCTAGCCAAAGCCGCGTCGCTTTACAACACGTGCTGGATTAGggcttctctttcttttcttttcttttcttttctccATGGATAGGATCACCTTGTTCCACACGTACCACACCACGTGCAGTGCACACAGTCTGAGCTGCATGATGGTAATGGAGTGTGTCACATCTGCAGTCAGGGAGTCTGAGCTGCGTGCGTGCTTCTTCCGACCGTGTCCGCCATTGGAGGAGGGCATCGATTCCCTACGAATCCTGCCAAAGCTCCACATCATCTTGTCTGGTCGTGCGTACCAAGTTTTGTTATCTTGTTGCTTACCAAACAAATTTGCTCTGATTCTTTTCTCATATAGTATTCTCTCCGTTTTAAAATAAGTGTCTTAAATTTGTATTAAGTGCAGTACTCACTCCGTCTCAAAAATAAGTGTCTCAATTTTGTACTAATTTTAGTAATAaggttgagacacttattttgagacggaaGGAGTATAAAGTTATATTAAGGTTAAAACATTTATTTTAAGAGGAGATAGTATATATATTATGACACAAGTGACTGCGATAGACGGCCTTCTGTAGACAAGCAAAGCAGCTATCCAAGCGGAGTCGCTTTCGAGCACGTGCTGGATCCGCTGCACGCGAGCAATTATTTAGGGCTTCTGTTTCCACCATGTGCAGggagtctctctctctctcttgtagggcaaacgaagaagaagaaaaattGTTTCATTACTCAAGGAGGCCTCTCAGGCTTAACCAAGTTAGTTTAGCACTTCACAAGAAGAATAAATTGCCGCCGGCAACAAACTCAGTCATAATTTATTTAAGCTTCTACCACCGATAAATCGTGTGTGGACATGCAGCCACGCGAGGTCGTTATCATCACCACTCCTTTCCACGTGATTCGTGCTACTCCAATACATCGATGCCGTATAACGTTTTCACTAATTGATATAGTTCTCGTATTGCCTCTGCGCCCCAATAAATGGCTGACATGGCAGGCTCACGCAAATGAGACGTAGCTCCGTGGCACCAAGCtgcaaaccaaactaataatagGTCATGAGGCATTGGCTTAACTAAACAAACGTGTTTATAATCAGGCGGTGGACATTGCAAGCTACTGTTTTGTACTATGATCTCAGCCAGCCTAGGAAAGGTCTCTCCAAAGTAGTGAATATTAACGAACATCTAACCTTTCGCCGTCCCTGGAGCTTGATGCCGTGGCCAGCCTTTTCGTGCAACACCAGGTTGAAGACGTGTCTATAGTGTTTTTTCTTCTTCTGTGGGTACAGTGTATTAGGAGCAGACTGCTAAGTGTTAAGTACATTGGAAGCCCACACACTGGCCATAATTACACTAGCTCTTTCCACCCAGCATTGTTCAATTTGGAGTATTTTACTTTCATCACATGTTTCAGACTACTGATTTACAACTAAAATCCTTACATGTACGAATTTCTTACCCAAAAATAATCAGTTGAACATCATTCTTCATACTAGTTAACTCGAATCATGAAAAAAGTCAGTGTGCCACTAAAAAGAAAAATCAGGCAAAAAATTACTGGAAAGTCAAAAATATGTGTACACGACCTATAGAGAATATTGATACCGCACCGATGAGTGAATGGGTTTTTATTTCACTGCTTTGGTTGATTGCAAATCTTCTCTATCTATTACACTAGTATTGTATTAGTCGACAAATTAGGGCTAATCATATGAAAGGTCTATTTAATCAATGCGCCAGTTATTAGCTATGTACCAATAATTAACACTAACTACAGTATACCATTCAGTTTGTCTTGAAACGGTCATTATGAATAAAGCTTGTTGTGTCAGCATTTCATTTATTGAGCTGCATATTGATGAGTGACATATAAATGGAGGCCTGGCCACCTAATCACAATTCTCAAATGCCATAAAATGGGTGGTGTGCACGCATTGATACATGTGAGCAACGCAATGAACACACTGCACGCATTTGTTAGCTATGATGAGCCAGGGACCATGAGACTTAGTATTCACATTTGTATTCACTGCTGTAAAGCCCATGTCTGTCACATATTGAAAATAATGCTATATTAAATACAGATCTCAAAGCACAAACATACAGATTGGATATGCTCCCCACGTGGAACCATGTCCCAAAAATCCGCGTCCTTCTACCACCTGCTAAAAGATCATTCGACGAGTCAAAACACACCAAAAAATGGGTCATCGTGTGTCCCGTCCCGTCTCACCAATATGTGCAAAATTCTCCGGACAAAGAGGTTGATCCAACATCATCGTGATGCAATACATGCATCTTTTGTTCAAACTAGCAAGGTGGGCACCACCTTGTACCTTTTTGAAAGAGTTAACCACCTTTCTTATCTTATGCATACATTTTTTTACGAGCTATTTGTCCATTTTTTACGAGCTATTTGTCCACGTCTAAATGAGTGATCTTGTCCTTTATTTCGTACAAGGGAGCATATGCTTGTGGACCAAACAAACTAGGCCGCAACCATCTTATCCGCTAGATCAATTATCCCATGCTATAGCATATGTCTTCATTTCTACGCCTCTTCGTCGTTTTATGCACGGATGCACATAGTAATTCTATTATTTTCTCATTTGGTTTCCTCTCCTTTTATTAAATGTTAAcgtttttataaaaaaaacaaGGAGAAGGAAACCAAAGTACCGGAAAAACCAGCACCCCGAATAAAAAACAGTTTGAACCCCCAATTCCTATTCGCCGTTTACGGGCATTTAAACAACCTGGCGCACACCGAGCCTCCCAATCGATTTTTTGTAGGCCGGTCCATTTAAAAGGTACTTGATAGATTCAATCACTGGTTTTAGGAAGATTCCAGAATCTTCCAAGccggttttctttttctttttttgtttgttttggATCAGTTTTCTATTGTCTTatctttttcatttttttactTTACTTTTCCTTCTTTTACTTTACTTTTTGTCTTTTTCAaatacatgaacattttttcaaatttgtgattttttttctCAAATTCCTGAAATTTTGTGAATGTTTTCATTGAGTTCGTGAACTTTTTTCCAAGTTATCAACTTTTTCCCTCAAACATGTGAACCATTTTTTCAAGACAACGAATTTTTTTAATCTATGAACTTTTTACTAAAATCAATCTACTTTGTTTCAAAAATTCTATAAACTATTTTCAAATTTCATGAAATTTTCTCGGAGTTTTTGTTAAATATTTCCAAATTAGTGAAAATTTTCGTATCCATGATGTTTTTATTTCATTAATTTTTTCCAATTTTGTGAATTGTTTTTTCAAAATCCATCAACTTTCTTCAAATTTCATGAACTTTTCTTACTTATTCTAAATTTATTTTTCAAATTCGATAACTTTTCCatattcatgatttttttacTTCATGAACTTTTCAAAATTTTGGAACTTTTTCAGATttgtgattttttttgaaaatatggaagtttttagaaatttttgattttttttgtttttacgACTTTTTCTGAATCTTTTGAACTTTTTTGTCTGAAAATTCAACGGTCTACATGAGCCTAGTCAACGTCAGCGGCGACCGGTCAAGCTAGCAACAGACCAAACCCTTTTAAACAGGGATAGATAACCTAGCAAACTAAAAACTTACTCTTTTTTGGAGAAAACCTTACTAATGAACAAGTGCTCGAAACGTTGTGTTTGGCCGGCCCATCAGCGCGAGTTGCCCCAAGTGGTGCATAAGGCGCCAATTAGGAGCTCTCCCGGAAATCACTATTCCACGCTTCAGGCGCCCGTTACAGTATAAACTTCAAAAGGACGCACACTCCCGCTTCGCTCTGGGCTGGCCCATGTCTATTTCTTTTTTCGTTTAAACCTTACCGTTCGAAGGAAAGTGCAGCAACCACGAGGTCACTCATCCTCTCATGCATACCTActtctttttttcttctattttatTCTTTAATTCGGtttgttctttttctttttctttttctcttatcctttttctgtttcttttcttGTTTCCTTTAATGTACGTTTTTTAAAGTTCGTGAACATTTGTTTTCTAAATTGATGAACTTTTAAAATAGGATGAACATttttccaaatttgatgattttttttgaaaattacATAACCTTTTTTTTTCCAAATTCAATGCAGTTTTTGCAAATTGGAAGACTTTTATTAAAATTTAATgaacttttattttcaaattCAGGGGCTTTTTtgaaattcaatgaaattttttGAAAGATTCGTGAACAAGTTTCAATTTTGCAACTTATTTTGTTTTTTAGTTTTATCTTTGTTTTCTAAAGTCAACGGCTGGTTAACAACGACCGGTCAAACAACGCTCAAGTGCGCAACCAGGTGGGCAACCGCTGAAGTGATCAAGCACTTGCAATATGGGCCAAcaagtactccctcctttctaaattactcgtcgtagaaatggatgtatctataactaaaatacaCGTAGATATATCCATACCTACGACAAATAattcagaacggagggagtagatggcTGTGAAGCGCCAATTAGGACCTCCCAGCTCTCCCCCCGGCCCCCAAGAAGAATAAACGGAACGTTCCCCGGACCCTCAGGGTGATTCGCCCATAGAAAAAACAAACCTGAAATCCCCATAAAAGGGAAAGAAAGCCCATAGGCTGGGTCGAATACCAATTACTTCATGGGTGTGCCTATGCCTCGCTTTGTGCACAAGGTATTTATAAAATGTGGTTCTAAAAAGGTATTTAAACAATATTAACCatgtataaaaaatattactgGTGTATAAAACAAAGTACAAGGTGTATGGAAATACGTAGACATCAAAAATAATATTTCAAACAACGTTGATCATGCATTTCAAAACGGTTATGTGTATATAAAAAATGTCCCTGGTATATAAGAAAAATGTGGACGTGTATGAATAAAATTCAAATCAAAATATATCTCTACTTATATAAAAGtttgagttggtgatgatggcgtgTCTGCCATCCGCCGCTCGGATCTGCATCGAACACACACGAAACAACCTgtgcaattttgcaaaaagacgCCCGCTGCTCATTTGCAGATAACCCCCTCGAAGCCCCATTTTTCCCGTTCGGCCCTCTCTCTCCCACCTCCTCGAACCATCTGGAAACAAATCGACAGCGCTAGAATCGATCTGGCCGGGTGGTCGCTGCCGGCGATGTCCTTCCCCAGTGCCTCTCATGCCTCTCAGCCCCACCGCCCACCACCATGACGGCCCTCCAGCTCGACGTCCTCCCCACCCCCTTGCCCATCTCCTCCGACGCGGACCTCGGCAAGCACGCGCCGATGTCGTCCGCCTGCCGATGCCGCTCCTGCATCCTCTACTGATGCCGCAGTTCCAGCGCCCCCACCTCCACCTCCCCGTCCTCGTCTTCATTCCCTCCACCCCCTCCACCGCCCCCTGTATTACCAGCCACCGCAAGTACGCCGCGGGCGCCGTCCGTGCCCCAACGCCTCCCCTGCCTCCACCCTTTCTTACAGCAGC from Triticum urartu cultivar G1812 chromosome 3, Tu2.1, whole genome shotgun sequence encodes:
- the LOC125542225 gene encoding transcription factor bHLH168-like — protein: MKSRRQSGLAVDTTSSGCGGGVVGGCSASKMERKDVEKNRRLHMKGLCLKLSSLVPPSSAHYSSTSSSPPSSNKDAATQLDQLDSAAAYIKQLRPRIDHLKRRKQAALTGGCSSSVSAGDYKGAPSTSTALPVIEVRCQDGSALDVALASEAGRPFRLHEVIAVLEQEGAEVVSASFSVVGDKIFYTVHSQALCPRIGLDAGRIAQRLRGLAAAAATVSTLLTC